The sequence below is a genomic window from Henriciella marina DSM 19595.
CACAGGGAGGACCCGTTCTACCAACCGCTCCGCGGCGATCTCAGCGCGACCTTTGGCAACGGTCTGATGCAGCTTACCGGACCTGTTCGTACCGATCGCGCCGATCGGACGGTCGGGGACATCAATATGACGCTGGATCTCGTCAATCTCGATGGTGAGGCGTCTGTACGCACCCGTGACCTCGTCTTTCAGCCCGGCGGGTTCCAGCCGACAGCGCTCAGCGAGCGCGTTCGTGGTCTTCTGTCGAATGCGCGCGGAACGCTCAATGCTGGCGCCTCTTTCCTGATCGACGGCGGCGACGTGAGCGGGACAGGTTTCGTCGAAGTGGAAAACTTCGGCTTCGACACGCTTCGCATCGGGGCGGTCAATGATGTGAACGGCCGCGTCGATTTTGACAGACTGCTCGACCTGCATACTCCGCCCGGCCAAACCGTCCGCCTCGGCGAGATCAACCCCGGCCTGCCCCTTCGCGACGGCGAGATCCGTTTCCAGGTGCTTGGGGCTGACACGGCCGTCATTGAGCGCGCCGTCTGGCCGTTTGCAGGTGGGGAGCTAATTGTTGGCAGGTCCGAATGGACGATTGCCGGCACAAGCGACATCGTTGAAATCACCGCCAGCGAGCTGGAGCTTTCCGAGATCATCAACGTCTTCCAGCTGCCGGATATCAGCGCGAACGGCACCGTGTCAGGGACGTTCCCAGTCGAACTGGAAGGGCCCAATGTCTTTATTCGCGACGCGGTCCTGCGCGCCGACGAGGAAGGGGGTACAATCGCCTATACGGGCGATGTGGCAGACGCCGCCTCGCAGGCCGATGAACGCGTCGACATGGCGTTCAGGGCACTTCGAAATTTCGAGTTCTCTGTCCTGGAGGTTGGCGCTAACGGCAATCTGACTGGCGGCATGATGATTACGCTGGAGCTTGTCGGCATCTCGCCGGACGTTCTTGGCGGGGCCCCATTTGCCTTCAATATCGGGGTCGATTCCGAGCTTACCAAACTTGTGCAGGCCGGACGCCGCGTCACCGGCACGGACTGGCTCGCGGAAGTTGCGACTCAGTCCAGAAATGGTGACAGTGCGGAGGGGTCAGATGAGGAAGCCGCGCCAGAGACAGAATAGCGTCCACCGTCAAAACCCTGACCTATCTCCTGTTCAAACTAGGTTCAGACGCTATGGTGTATGAAGTGATCAGGATGAGAACAATGTATATGAAACGCGCCGCAATTCTGTTTCCGGGTCTTCTGGCCATCGCCGCCGCTTGCACGCCGACCGTGCGCGTTCAGGCCCCGACAGAACCGATCACAATCAATCTCAACGTCAAGGTCGAACAGGAAATCCGCGTCAAGCTCGAAAGAGAAGTCGAAGACCTGATCGCCTCCAACCCGGACATCTTCTAGGTCCAAGGAACCGAGCTCAAATGGCTAGCATTTTCCGTATCGCAGTTTCAGCGCTGTTTCTGGCTGGCGCCGCAATCGTGTCGACCGCGCCCGCCATGGCCGCCAATCCTGAAGTCGAAGCCGCCAAGGATCAGGGCGTTATCGGTGAGCGCATTGATGGCTATCTCGGCATTGTCGAGGGTGGCGCAGACCCGTCTCTGGCTCGCCTTGTTCAGGACATCAATAATCGTCGCCGCGCCGCTTATGGCGAAACGGCTGACCGCACCGGGACGACACCGCAGCAAGTGGCCCGTGTCACGGGTGAACGCCTGATCGAGCAGGCCGAACCTGGCGAATACATCATGGATGACAGCGGAAGCTGGTCGCAGAAGTAAGCCTCAGAAGCCGATGACCCGTACCACCCTCTTTGCCATTATCACCGCGCTCGGCGTGCTCGTGCTCGCCGGCGCGGGTGTCTACATGATGTGGTCGCAGCTTGGCGTGACGATGAGCGTGCACGGCTGGATCGCATATGGTCTCGGCGCGCTTGCAAGTATCGCCTTGTCTGTCGGCCTTTTCTGGCTCGTCTTTCACAGCTCTCGCAGCGGCCAGGATGATATTGACCGCCCGGAAGACCTCGACGGCTGAGCTCTGCGCTGAACAAGAGGCGTCAGATCGCGCCGAATCAGCTAGATTCGCCGCAATTCGCGAACAGCAAGGGGCCTTCCATGCAAGCCACCATCGAGCCGGCGCACCTATCCGCCTATATCGCCTCTCGCATCTGTCATGATCTGGTCTCGTCGGTCTCCTCGATCACGAACGCGCTCGATTTCATGAATGAGCCTCAGGACTCGGAGATGCGAGCCCAGGCAGAGAAACTGCTTCATGACGGGGCAGATAGCGCCGCACGTAAGCTGAAATTCCTGCGCTACGCCTTCGGGTCGGTTGGCCTCTCCAATGGCGCCGCTGATATCCACGATGCCAAGCAGATCACGGCAAGCTTCGTGGCCAGCCATAACAAGCAGCCAGAGCTTAACTGGGATATCGAGACAGAGCACCTCAGCTTTTCCCACGCGCGCCTCATCATGAACATGGTCATGCTGGCGATGGACTGCCTGCCACGCGGCGGCACGATCAACGTAAAAGTTCGCAATCAGGTCGAAGGGCTTGGCATCAGCGTTCATGCCAGCGGCCAGCGCTGCAAGCTGCGCGAGGACACGGCTGATGCCATTGCCGGGACCGAGCCGGAGGAAGGCTGGTCTGCCCGTACCGTGCAGCCACTCTTCACGCGCATCATCGCCGAAGGACTGGGCGGGGACCTCTCGGTCGAGGCTGATGAAGCCGCAATCCTGCTTCGCTCCACCGGCCTGAATGCCGAGGGTTAAACCGCTCATTAACCCGCTCATGACCATTCTGACATGATTGCTAGGCATTCCTTGGGGGTAGCGAGATGAAATCCTGTCTGATCGTCGATGACTCCCGGGTCGTGCGGAAGGTTGCTGGCCGGATTATCCAGGACCTGAAATTCGAGACACGCGAGGCCGGAGACGGCGCAGAGGCGCTGGATGCCTGCCGCGCGAGCATGCCCGATGCGATCCTCCTCGACTGGAGTATGCCGGTCATGAACGGGCTCGATTTCATCCGCGCGCTGCGCCGCGAACATGAGGGGCGCAAACCGGTTGTCGTGTTCTGTTCCACAGAGAATGACGCTGAACATATTGGCGAGGCGATGCGTTCGGGCGCGAACGAGTTCATCATGAAACCCTTCGACGCAGATATCATCGAGAGCAAGTTTGCTGAAGTTGGGCTGATCTAGTCCTCCGACGGGGCACGCAAGGATCAATCACGAAACGGAACGGGCAGAAAACCGGACAGATACGAAATCATGGATGAGACCGTTTACCGCGAAATTGCCGAACTCGCCCGCAAAGGGTCGGGTCAGTACATTCCGCCAACAAAATCCTATCTCATCGAAGCCCGGCTATCCCAGCTCCTGCGGCGCGAGGGGCTCTCCAGCGTCGATGACCTTGTCGCCATCCTGAATGCCCGGCCCGATTCCAAACTTTCACTCGAAGCCGCAGGTGCACTGACCTCCAAGAAGACACGCTTCTTTTCAGAACGAGCAATGCTCGAACGCGTTGTCACATCGATCCTCCCAGAATGCGCCAAGCGCACCACTGAGGGGCGTCTACGCGTGTGGTGCGCAGGTGGGTCGACAGGTCAGGAAGCTTACTCGCTGGCCATTCTGATAAATGAACTTGGCCGCAAGACGCTCGAAGGCGTTCAGGTCGAGATCGTAACGACCGATATCTGCGAAAAGACCAGCGCCTCGGCCCGGTCTGGCATCTTCGGGCATTTCGAAATCCAGAAAGGCCTGTCGGTCCGGCGCATGCTGACACATTTCACGCGTCTGGACACAAGCGAGTGGCAGATCTCGCATGCGATCGCCAGCCAGATTGGCGTGCGCACGCACAATCTCATGCAGCCTGCTGACGGTCTTGGCCGGTTCGATGTTGTGCTCTGCCGCAATGTGATCACCGACATGAGCCGTGATGCACGCACCAAAGTCCTCCTCAATGTCGCGCGCCAGCTTACCGATCACGGCGTTCTGGTACTCGGCGACAAAGAGACAGCCTCTGGCCTGATCGCCGGGCTGGAGCCATCTCGCACCTTCCGGGGCGGCTATATGCGCAATGTCGACGCCAGTGATCTGACAGTCGCGGCCTGATCTACCCAGCCTCTCCGGCTTCGTGTCTGTGCCCATCACCCCACCCGGCACGTCCTGAACTCTCACACCTCCGCACACTTGCCCACTGACGCTTGACAATCACTCATGGCAGTGTACTTTGTTTTTCAAAGTTATTGGAGGTGAAAATGTCTAGAACAGCAACTGATGATCTTGCTTATGTGCGCTCGCTTGCAGAAGCGGGCGCACAGGCCCCCCTTCTCGGCGGCCGCTTCCTCGTCTGGTGGGGCGCTTTGGTGACCGCAGCCTATATCGGCCACTATCTGATTATTAGTGGGATCGGCGGGGTCGGCCCTGAAATGCTTGGCATTCTCTGGACGGTCTTCATTGTACTGGGGCTCGGCGGCTACTTCGCTCTCTCGAGGGCTTTTCCACGCGACAAGCCCGGCCAATCTTCTGAAGGAAACCGCGTGTCGGCCACCGTCTGGATGGCATCGGGATTTGTGCTCGGCAGCTTCTTTGCCGGCGTGACCGTAAAATCCTTCATGAGCGGCGCAGCCTCCTCAGGGTTTATCTGGTCCATCCCGCTCGTTCTGGGGGTCTACGGTATCTCGCAACTTGTCAGCGGTGAGATCGCCAAGGTCAGCTGGCTCAAGATTGCAGGCTATGTCGCGATCGCCTTTGTCGGACTGACGGTCCTCATCATCGACATGGCCGAACTCTATCTGGCCGCCGCATTTGCCGCCGCTCTCAGCGTTCTTTTGCCCGGCATTCTGATGCTGCGCCAGGAACCCTCGGGCGTGGTGTAAGGTCGAAAAGCCATGTCGAATGAAAACCCTTTTGATCACACCCAGATCGACGATGTCATACACGGGCGTCTCCGCCTCGGCGTCATGGCCTATTTATCCTCGGTCAGCCCCGCCATCTTCGGTGAGTTGCGAGACAAGGTCGGTGCCACCGACGGGAACCTCTCCACGCATCTGAAAAAGCTTGAAGAGGCAAGCTATGTCCGGCAAGAAAAGCGCTTCGTTGGAAAGAAGCCACAGACCCGCATCTTTCTGACTGAAGAGGGCCGCAAGGCGTGGCTCGACTGGATCGACAGGATGCGCGGCCTGATGGACGCCGCTGAATAGCCCAGGGCGGACCGAGCTACCGCCTTCAGTATTCCTGTAGACCCGGTTGTTAGAGGTTCAGCCGGGTCTTGCTATTGGGACGCTGAAAAGACAGCTCTGGAGACCGGACATGACCCTGCTCAAGACAATGGCGCTTGGCGCTGCCGCAGTGACCGCCCTCGCACTGCCCGCCATGGCGCAGTATGGACCGCGCGGGCATGGCGCAGGCGTTGGCGGCGACGCTGCGACGATTTATGTGCATCCTGACTTTCGCGGAAAGTCACTGCGGGTCACCGGCCCGATCACGCACCTCCACGAGTACGGCTTTAACGACAAGGTCTCCTCGATCCGCATAGAACGGGGGACATGGGAAGTCTGTGTCGATCCCGACTTTCGCGGACGGTGCGAAATCCTCACCTATCGTGCAGGTGAACTCAATGATTATCGCCTAAACGACAAGATTACCTCTATCAGACCGATTGCACGCCGCCTGGGTGATAATCAATGGCCCGACGGAAGACGCGGACGCGGACGCGGTGACCGTTTCGACCCTCCACCAGGTCACAACCGTGACGCTTACGGCCGCGGCGGACATGGCCGCGGCGATGCGCCCGTTATCCTGTTTGCCGACCCTCAGTTTCGTGGCAACGCCCTGCCTGTCGACGGGGCGATTCCGCACCTCAATGAACTGCGCTTCAATGACAAGGTCTCATCGATTGTGGTCAATAGCGGCGTCTGGGAAGTCTGTACGGACCCGAATTATCGCGGGCGCTGCGAAATTATAGATAGATCTGTCGACCAGACAAATTTCTACCGCCTGAACGACAATATCACGTCCATTCGCCCAGCAGCGCGCGGCTATAGACCCTTCTAGGCTGCGCGAGAGACTTCACGCTTTCCGCTTTGGGACGTAGGAAGCCGCCCATGCCAAAGAAATCTGACTCCGCTCGATTAATCGTTGTCGGTGCGCTTGCTGGCGCACATGGCGTGCGCGGCGACGTTCGCGTCCGCAGCTTCACCGAAGATAGCGATGCAATCTTCGATTACGGCCCCCTTCTCGACAAGGATGGCAAGCCAGTCCTGGTCGCAAAATCCTGGCGCCCGGCCAGCGATCATTTCATCGTCACGCCTAACACCGCGCGCCAGAAAGAAGACTGGGATGCGATGAAAGGCACCACGCTACATGTCAGCCGTGCCGACCTCCCGCCTGCCGACGATGATGAGTTCTACATAGAGGATCTCGTCGGCCTGAAGGCGGTCGGTCCCGAAGGTGAGGTCATAGGACTGGTAAAAACCGTCCAGAATTTCGGCGCGGGCGACTTGCT
It includes:
- a CDS encoding beta/gamma crystallin-related protein; translated protein: MTLLKTMALGAAAVTALALPAMAQYGPRGHGAGVGGDAATIYVHPDFRGKSLRVTGPITHLHEYGFNDKVSSIRIERGTWEVCVDPDFRGRCEILTYRAGELNDYRLNDKITSIRPIARRLGDNQWPDGRRGRGRGDRFDPPPGHNRDAYGRGGHGRGDAPVILFADPQFRGNALPVDGAIPHLNELRFNDKVSSIVVNSGVWEVCTDPNYRGRCEIIDRSVDQTNFYRLNDNITSIRPAARGYRPF
- a CDS encoding response regulator translates to MKSCLIVDDSRVVRKVAGRIIQDLKFETREAGDGAEALDACRASMPDAILLDWSMPVMNGLDFIRALRREHEGRKPVVVFCSTENDAEHIGEAMRSGANEFIMKPFDADIIESKFAEVGLI
- a CDS encoding YdbL family protein, with product MASIFRIAVSALFLAGAAIVSTAPAMAANPEVEAAKDQGVIGERIDGYLGIVEGGADPSLARLVQDINNRRRAAYGETADRTGTTPQQVARVTGERLIEQAEPGEYIMDDSGSWSQK
- a CDS encoding YnbE family lipoprotein, with the translated sequence MYMKRAAILFPGLLAIAAACTPTVRVQAPTEPITINLNVKVEQEIRVKLEREVEDLIASNPDIF
- a CDS encoding CheR family methyltransferase, whose amino-acid sequence is MDETVYREIAELARKGSGQYIPPTKSYLIEARLSQLLRREGLSSVDDLVAILNARPDSKLSLEAAGALTSKKTRFFSERAMLERVVTSILPECAKRTTEGRLRVWCAGGSTGQEAYSLAILINELGRKTLEGVQVEIVTTDICEKTSASARSGIFGHFEIQKGLSVRRMLTHFTRLDTSEWQISHAIASQIGVRTHNLMQPADGLGRFDVVLCRNVITDMSRDARTKVLLNVARQLTDHGVLVLGDKETASGLIAGLEPSRTFRGGYMRNVDASDLTVAA
- a CDS encoding winged helix-turn-helix domain-containing protein; this translates as MSNENPFDHTQIDDVIHGRLRLGVMAYLSSVSPAIFGELRDKVGATDGNLSTHLKKLEEASYVRQEKRFVGKKPQTRIFLTEEGRKAWLDWIDRMRGLMDAAE
- the rimM gene encoding ribosome maturation factor RimM (Essential for efficient processing of 16S rRNA), whose protein sequence is MPKKSDSARLIVVGALAGAHGVRGDVRVRSFTEDSDAIFDYGPLLDKDGKPVLVAKSWRPASDHFIVTPNTARQKEDWDAMKGTTLHVSRADLPPADDDEFYIEDLVGLKAVGPEGEVIGLVKTVQNFGAGDLLEIEPDASGDPAYFVPFTLKDVPTIDFGASTVTILDAQVWADQSDPRKGSAD
- a CDS encoding histidine phosphotransferase family protein yields the protein MQATIEPAHLSAYIASRICHDLVSSVSSITNALDFMNEPQDSEMRAQAEKLLHDGADSAARKLKFLRYAFGSVGLSNGAADIHDAKQITASFVASHNKQPELNWDIETEHLSFSHARLIMNMVMLAMDCLPRGGTINVKVRNQVEGLGISVHASGQRCKLREDTADAIAGTEPEEGWSARTVQPLFTRIIAEGLGGDLSVEADEAAILLRSTGLNAEG